The following are encoded in a window of Plasmodium vivax chromosome 10, whole genome shotgun sequence genomic DNA:
- a CDS encoding 50S ribosomal protein L17, putative (encoded by transcript PVX_080125A; Apicoplast targeted protein. Curated by Stuart Ralph, Walter and Eliza Hall Institute of Medical Research, Australia.), whose product MKIHILFFFLCKNLLAYVLKQGMSGEGILNRSSFKTVLHNRSNSLLAHTNKNFRKLGRDRAQRRALLRALTTSLLRHGKIVTTEAKAKEARRKVDRIITFAKKHDDNRQYAYRLIANYVYDRELALNIAPVRYKERNGGYTRIKLLPKSRKGDAARMATLELV is encoded by the exons atgaagATTCacatattgtttttttttctctgcaaAAATTTGCTGGCTTATGTGTTAAAGCAGGGTATGTCCGGAGAGGGCATACTAAATAGAAGTAGCTTCAAAACGGTTTTGCATAATAGAAGTAACTCACTCCTGGCACACACCAACAAGAATTTCAGGAAATTGGGGAGAGACAGAGCGCAAAGGAGAGCCCTCCTTAGAGCCCTAACCACCAGT CTGCTCAGACACGGCAAAATTGTAACAACCGAGGCCAAGGCCAAGGAGGCCCGAAGGAAGGTGGACAGGATAATAACCTTTGCAAAGAAGCATGACGATAACAGGCAGTACGCGTACCGGTTAATTGCTAACTACGTCTACGACAGGGAATTGGCTCTCAACATT GCCCCAGTCCGATACAAAGAACGGAACGGAGGATACACAAGAATAAAGCTATTGCCGAAGAGCCGAAAAGGAGATGCGGCAAGGATGGCCACGTTGGAACTTGTGTAG
- a CDS encoding hypothetical protein, conserved (encoded by transcript PVX_080120A), whose amino-acid sequence MSMMHLEKIHQMDSMVSLIMGIFLTVVGSIFMAIANTFMKLGLSDTKKKKYMFTNYSCDMKWYIGFVVYCFGSFLHIIALGFAPASTLAPMNSFGLIANAIVANIYLNEKLGKIEIISTMGIFFGISICACASFLCDPKDDVHFNPINIIESWKNPWYIFYIFVSIFLSFFTLIYLNHQENKIISENEEIYATKRYIELNMYDEKKDDERKDDVENGNNLNSSLNTKRLSETVNVYPKTIGLSYGFLAGLIGSQCVLEIKEIVAFLNIGLTNKHIYKTPLPHLCFIFLVISIYLQIHFLNLGLTRGDATLVVPTYYVFWTFFGTLGGLVKFNEIENFNFNSILLFIVGFVLTVLFISILAVQEIAFLRKYVDKEVPDISLDNLDIHAQVLQNKKLSKQVILNMGLFPVSLLGTTVGRKRFRPLYERFRRTRSILSDTHIGDQHCEYSIDTNIYNAYTLPYDIYNTNKDSFHSKKKLRNMDHSVENTYVF is encoded by the coding sequence atgaGCATGATGCACCTGGAGAAGATACACCAAATGGACAGCATGGTGAGCCTGATCATGGGCATATTCCTGACCGTAGTGGGGTCTATATTTATGGCCATCGCGAACACGTTTATGAAACTGGGGCTGAGCgacacgaagaagaagaaatacaTGTTCACCAACTACTCCTGCGATATGAAATGGTACATAGGATTTGTCGTATACTGCTTCGGATCATTCTTACACATAATTGCATTAGGGTTTGCCCCCGCCAGTACCCTAGCACCCATGAATTCATTTGGATTAATTGCTAATGCGATTGTTGCGAATATTTACCTGAACGAGAAGTTAGGCAAAATTGAGATCATATCCACGATGGGAATTTTCTTTGGAATTAGCATTTGTGCATGCGCTTCTTTCCTGTGTGACCCTAAAGATGATGTGCACTTTAACCCCATTAATATAATCGAAAGCTGGAAGAACCCCTGGTacattttctacattttcgtttccatttttttatccttttttacattaatatatcTAAATCAccaggaaaataaaatcatatcagaaaatgaagagataTACGCAACGAAGAGGTACATAGAGTTAAATATGTACGATGAGAAGAAGGACGACGAGAGGAAGGATGATGTAGAGAATGGAAACAACTTAAACAGCTCGTTGAATACAAAACGATTAAGCGAAACTGTAAATGTGTACCCAAAAACGATTGGGTTGTCATATGGCTTCTTAGCTGGGTTGATAGGTTCCCAATGCGTGTtagaaattaaagaaattgtGGCCTTCTTAAATATCGGCTTGACGAATAAGCACATTTATAAGACGCCTCTACCCCACTTATGTTTTATCTTCCTCGTGATATCAATTTATTTGCAAATACATTTTCTAAATTTGGGTCTAACAAGAGGAGATGCAACTTTAGTTGTGCCAACTTACTACGTATTCTGGACCTTCTTCGGAACATTGGGAGGCCTGGTAAAGTTCAACGAAATTGAGAACTTTAATTTCAATTCGATCCTTCTATTTATAGTCGGTTTTGTCCTAACGGTGTTGTTTATCTCCATCCTCGCTGTGCAAGAAATTGCCTTCTTAAGAAAGTACGTCGATAAGGAAGTACCAGATATATCGCTAGACAATTTAGATATCCACGCTCaggttttgcaaaataaaaagctgTCAAAACAGGTTATATTAAACATGGGATTGTTCCCCGTTTCGCTGCTTGGCACAACAGTAGGGCGAAAAAGATTTCGCCCTTTGTACGAGCGATTCAGGAGAACCAGGAGCATTCTCTCTGACACGCATATAGGGGACCAGCACTGCGAATACTCCATAGACACCAACATATACAACGCATACACTTTGCCCTACGATATATACAACACCAATAAGGACTCCTTTCACTCTAAGAAGAAGCTCAGGAACATGGACCACAGCGTGGAAAATACGTACGTGTTTTGA